The proteins below come from a single Fastidiosipila sanguinis genomic window:
- a CDS encoding alpha/beta hydrolase family protein, whose amino-acid sequence MFWLEVIGFLLLIILAFVAVLYLLAFILYKLAFKRFDISPNEEKYYDAIIKNYKSEKFKVESNGNTLQGYIYNKLDENAERKQGLVIFAHGLWATHKSYINEILYLVETGWEVLTYDATGCGDSTGRSTVGLVESALDLKSILEYVESQERFNNTDIALVGHSWGGYAVASSMKFSDRIKAVASISGYAYPAKMLVEIISKEMGSLAYLLYPFVYFENYRHFKEWHRLNAVDTINSTNTPIIILHGENDNIISIKGASIYAYKDRIKRNKVYFVKWREAGHIGILGKTDVEGDLMAYAREAVRTNLHNRVEELISGRLDENANNKTNDDIIEVDQKPYSKDVSDMYKNINEDLMIIVDKFLDIYLTGQNNEENLNEVEESNEEDREV is encoded by the coding sequence ATGTTTTGGTTAGAAGTAATTGGTTTTTTACTATTAATTATTTTAGCATTCGTTGCAGTATTATATCTTTTAGCATTTATCCTATATAAACTAGCATTTAAGAGATTCGATATTAGTCCTAATGAAGAGAAATACTATGATGCGATTATAAAAAATTATAAATCTGAAAAATTTAAAGTCGAGTCTAATGGTAATACTCTTCAAGGGTATATTTATAATAAACTTGATGAGAATGCTGAAAGAAAGCAGGGTTTAGTTATTTTTGCCCATGGTCTCTGGGCTACTCATAAGTCATACATAAATGAAATTTTATATTTAGTTGAAACAGGTTGGGAAGTTTTAACATATGATGCTACTGGCTGTGGTGATAGTACAGGAAGATCTACAGTTGGGCTTGTTGAGTCTGCTTTGGACTTAAAATCAATTTTAGAATATGTTGAGAGCCAAGAGAGATTTAATAATACTGACATTGCGTTGGTTGGACATAGTTGGGGAGGTTATGCAGTTGCAAGTTCAATGAAGTTCTCTGATAGAATCAAAGCAGTAGCTTCAATATCAGGATATGCATATCCAGCAAAAATGTTAGTTGAAATCATATCTAAAGAAATGGGTTCTCTGGCTTATCTTTTATATCCATTTGTTTACTTTGAAAATTATAGACATTTCAAGGAATGGCATAGACTTAATGCTGTAGATACAATTAATTCAACGAATACACCGATAATAATATTACATGGTGAAAATGATAATATTATTTCGATAAAAGGTGCATCCATATATGCTTATAAAGACCGAATAAAAAGAAATAAAGTTTACTTTGTTAAGTGGAGAGAAGCTGGGCATATAGGTATATTGGGTAAGACTGATGTGGAAGGTGATTTAATGGCTTATGCAAGAGAAGCAGTTAGGACTAATTTGCATAATAGGGTTGAAGAGTTAATTTCTGGAAGATTAGATGAAAATGCTAATAATAAAACAAATGATGATATAATCGAAGTTGACCAAAAACCTTATAGTAAAGATGTCAGTGATATGTACAAAAACATTAACGAAGATCTAATGATTATCGTTGATAAATTCCTTGACATATACTTAACAGGCCAAAATAATGAAGAAAATTTAAATGAAGTGGAAGAAAGTAATGAAGAAGATAGAGAAGTTTAA
- a CDS encoding YihY/virulence factor BrkB family protein, with amino-acid sequence MSEIKEKKWFKTIQGIVNRFSEFEITTAAAASSYYFLFSIFPLILFTINLFSLINPELPELVKNSLPDMNLIIPDPVMNLLLNFMETAGESSKVSVMSFAGIGLLWSASGAIGNTIRTLNTIYRRESNNLNAVLTRALGMIFGLLFGLLLVVILLILSFSQAVINFIETFLPIPNFFKAGGFNLSAYFISFFVLVLVFIFVYGVMSKNRGGFLVTLISATFTSLAWLAISFSMSNIMVNNSRYDLIYGSLSSIIFLMLWMYLAVFSALIGAFIHTELIRYRQIKKMRNETINDSSDETKEEYCSE; translated from the coding sequence ATGAGTGAGATTAAAGAGAAAAAATGGTTTAAAACTATTCAAGGGATAGTAAATAGATTTTCAGAATTTGAAATTACAACCGCTGCAGCTGCATCAAGCTATTATTTTCTGTTTTCTATTTTTCCATTAATACTATTTACCATTAATTTATTCAGTTTAATTAATCCAGAATTACCAGAATTGGTAAAAAATTCTCTTCCCGATATGAACCTTATTATTCCTGACCCAGTAATGAATTTATTACTGAATTTTATGGAGACAGCTGGGGAAAGTAGTAAAGTTTCGGTGATGTCTTTTGCAGGTATAGGTTTGCTGTGGTCAGCTTCAGGAGCTATAGGAAATACAATTAGAACATTAAATACAATTTACAGACGAGAGAGCAACAACCTGAATGCTGTTTTAACTAGAGCGTTGGGAATGATTTTCGGCTTGCTTTTTGGACTTTTATTAGTAGTCATATTATTAATTCTGAGCTTCAGTCAAGCTGTAATAAATTTTATAGAAACATTTCTGCCTATACCAAACTTCTTTAAAGCTGGTGGATTTAATCTTTCTGCATATTTTATTTCATTCTTTGTCCTTGTTTTAGTGTTCATCTTTGTTTATGGGGTAATGTCTAAGAATAGAGGAGGATTTTTAGTAACTTTAATATCAGCTACATTTACATCTTTGGCTTGGCTAGCAATATCCTTTTCTATGTCAAATATTATGGTAAATAATAGCCGTTATGACCTAATCTATGGAAGTCTTTCAAGTATAATATTTTTAATGTTATGGATGTACTTAGCAGTTTTCTCAGCATTGATAGGAGCATTTATTCATACTGAGTTAATTAGGTATCGCCAGATAAAGAAAATGAGAAATGAAACTATCAACGACAGCAGCGATGAAACTAAAGAGGAGTATTGCAGTGAATGA
- a CDS encoding lipid II:glycine glycyltransferase FemX has translation MRYEFKAINKIEYADFLRNCNARYFYSQSAEYTKVCESMGRAYEILALFAEEEVVAAAIVFKFRHHKIFQKAELIYGPIVKDENVEYFNEYIRALKEHFKKELRVVSLQISPLIQDKYFDDIEVIGVNPNAKIAQKALKDSGYKLIDKDFIDDRSIQIQHVYVKDIEKQKFEELQKSFTYNLRNEFKKARELGIQVRFLRADEMHIFDDIIADTSKRLEHDISLVNTNYIAENYSEAYYPVSYIDVNYSLKVLNENLESAQEQVQKLEDDIEKFGESKKRLNKLKDANIILEKAKEKLETISILAEKYGDVIYMSTGSFYYSPSDMVYLQGGMKREFEAFYPNHALLEKMIKLAIEKGCKYFNFFGVSAASLVDENAADYGVLQFKRNFTGEVQEFLGTFKYTYIPFI, from the coding sequence ATGAGATATGAGTTTAAGGCAATTAACAAAATTGAATATGCTGATTTTCTGAGAAATTGTAATGCGAGATATTTTTATTCACAATCTGCTGAGTATACAAAAGTGTGTGAATCTATGGGAAGAGCATATGAAATTCTAGCTTTATTCGCTGAGGAAGAAGTAGTTGCTGCAGCTATTGTATTTAAGTTTAGACACCATAAAATATTCCAAAAAGCAGAGCTTATCTATGGACCTATAGTAAAAGATGAAAATGTCGAATATTTTAACGAGTATATTAGAGCTTTAAAAGAACATTTCAAAAAAGAGCTTAGGGTTGTTAGTTTGCAAATTAGTCCTTTAATACAAGATAAATATTTTGACGACATTGAGGTAATTGGAGTAAATCCTAATGCAAAAATTGCCCAAAAAGCTCTAAAGGATTCTGGATATAAATTGATTGATAAAGATTTCATTGATGATAGGTCTATACAGATTCAGCATGTTTATGTCAAAGATATAGAGAAGCAAAAATTTGAAGAATTGCAAAAAAGCTTTACTTATAATTTGAGAAATGAGTTCAAAAAAGCACGAGAATTAGGTATACAAGTTAGGTTTTTACGAGCTGATGAGATGCATATTTTTGATGATATTATTGCTGATACTTCAAAACGTCTTGAACACGATATCAGCTTGGTAAATACTAATTATATTGCAGAGAATTATTCAGAAGCTTACTATCCAGTATCATATATTGATGTAAATTATAGTCTAAAAGTTTTAAATGAAAATTTAGAAAGTGCACAAGAACAAGTACAAAAACTTGAAGATGATATAGAAAAATTTGGCGAAAGTAAGAAGCGTTTAAATAAATTAAAAGATGCTAATATAATTCTGGAAAAGGCAAAAGAAAAGCTTGAAACTATATCTATTCTGGCTGAAAAATATGGAGATGTTATCTACATGTCAACAGGATCATTTTATTATTCGCCATCAGATATGGTGTATTTACAAGGCGGAATGAAGAGAGAATTTGAAGCTTTTTACCCTAATCATGCCTTGCTGGAGAAGATGATCAAGCTGGCTATAGAAAAAGGTTGTAAATACTTTAATTTCTTTGGTGTTTCAGCTGCTAGTTTAGTTGATGAAAATGCTGCAGATTATGGAGTATTGCAATTCAAGCGAAATTTCACTGGAGAAGTACAAGAGTTCTTGGGGACATTTAAGTATACTTATATACCTTTTATTTAA
- a CDS encoding peptidoglycan bridge formation glycyltransferase FemA/FemB family protein, which yields MQVKFEKITQEELANFLQECNTRYFYSQSDKYINVCDAMDRSYDILALRNGQEILATGIVFKYRFKKIFQKSELVFGPVVRDTNTDYFIEFMKQLVLFYRRNLRVISLEVVPLILDRYFDDVEVIGENTEAKLIKRELAEIGFKHINRDFTEAPYNTQVKYIYVKDIKDKDFKEIEKTFVAELRRRMKKAKELDVKVRFLKPDELDIMEEIFAETSDRVHYQVNLKTTKYIAENYDEAYYPVAYIDVLESLQSLSESLEATEAEIEKINKNNEEFGENKKRINRLNNANNLKKNIIEKIADVKALGEKYGNIIYMSSGSFYVTPSDMVYLQGGMRREFEDYYPNHALLEHMMKLAIEKKCQYFNFFGISAASLVDENASDYGVLQFKRNFVGEVQEFIGTYEYNYLPFL from the coding sequence ATGCAAGTGAAATTTGAGAAAATTACTCAGGAAGAATTAGCAAATTTTTTGCAAGAGTGCAATACAAGATATTTTTATTCTCAATCTGATAAATATATAAATGTATGTGATGCCATGGATAGATCATATGACATCCTAGCTTTGAGAAATGGACAAGAGATTTTGGCAACAGGCATAGTATTTAAATATAGATTTAAGAAAATATTCCAAAAATCTGAGCTAGTGTTTGGTCCAGTAGTCAGAGATACAAATACAGATTATTTTATTGAGTTTATGAAACAACTAGTATTGTTTTATAGAAGAAATTTACGCGTTATTTCACTAGAAGTTGTGCCACTAATTCTCGACAGATATTTTGATGATGTTGAAGTAATTGGTGAAAATACTGAGGCGAAGTTAATTAAGCGCGAACTAGCAGAAATAGGTTTCAAGCATATAAACAGAGACTTTACCGAAGCTCCGTATAATACTCAGGTTAAATATATCTATGTCAAAGATATTAAAGATAAAGATTTCAAAGAAATAGAAAAAACATTTGTAGCTGAGTTACGTAGGAGAATGAAAAAGGCAAAAGAGCTAGACGTTAAGGTTCGATTCCTAAAACCTGATGAATTAGACATTATGGAAGAAATATTTGCTGAAACATCTGATAGGGTCCATTATCAGGTGAATTTAAAAACTACTAAGTACATTGCCGAAAATTATGATGAAGCATATTACCCAGTTGCATATATTGATGTTCTCGAAAGTTTACAAAGTCTAAGTGAAAGCCTAGAAGCTACTGAAGCAGAGATTGAAAAAATTAATAAGAATAATGAAGAGTTTGGCGAAAATAAAAAACGCATAAATAGATTAAATAATGCTAATAATTTAAAGAAAAATATAATTGAAAAAATCGCAGATGTAAAAGCTCTAGGAGAGAAGTATGGCAATATAATTTATATGTCTTCCGGATCTTTTTATGTAACTCCTTCTGATATGGTATATCTCCAAGGAGGTATGAGAAGAGAATTTGAAGATTATTATCCTAATCATGCTTTGTTAGAACATATGATGAAGCTTGCCATTGAGAAAAAATGTCAGTATTTCAATTTCTTTGGAATTTCAGCAGCTAGCCTAGTAGATGAGAATGCTAGTGATTATGGAGTCCTGCAATTTAAACGTAATTTTGTCGGTGAAGTACAAGAATTTATTGGCACATATGAGTATAACTATTTGCCTTTTTTGTAA
- the ald gene encoding alanine dehydrogenase produces MIIGVPKEIKAQEGRVSATPAVVHQLVGAGHTVLVEKDAGLLSTFTNEEYKEAGAEVLDSAAEVWEKADLIYKVKEPLEEEFKYFREGLLIYTYLHLASAPELTKALVDNKVTGIAYETVQIGRATPLLKPMSEVAGRMAIQEGALHLKQTQGGLGILLGGVPGVTPANVVVVGGGVVGTAAVRIAVGMGARVTVLDNNLPRLAELVDIFGNRIETLYSNSLNLANATKDADMVVSTVLIPGHKAPQLITEEMVKNMKEGSVIVDVAIDQGGSTDLTAKHGPTTHQDPVFVEHGVINYAVANIPGAVPRTSTQALSNATSGYLLQIANKGLDAATERFPELALGVNTINGKVTNKAVANDLGYDYVEYKDAK; encoded by the coding sequence ATGATTATTGGTGTACCAAAAGAGATTAAAGCACAAGAAGGTCGTGTTTCAGCAACACCAGCTGTTGTTCATCAACTAGTAGGTGCAGGTCACACAGTTTTAGTAGAAAAAGACGCAGGTTTGCTTTCAACATTTACAAATGAAGAATATAAAGAAGCAGGTGCAGAAGTTTTAGACTCAGCTGCAGAAGTTTGGGAAAAAGCAGACCTAATTTACAAGGTTAAAGAGCCACTAGAAGAAGAATTCAAATACTTCCGTGAAGGTTTATTAATTTACACATACCTACACTTAGCATCAGCTCCAGAGCTAACAAAAGCATTGGTAGATAACAAAGTAACAGGTATCGCTTATGAAACAGTACAAATCGGTCGTGCTACTCCATTGCTAAAACCAATGAGTGAAGTTGCTGGCCGTATGGCAATTCAAGAAGGTGCATTACACTTGAAACAAACACAAGGTGGTTTAGGTATCTTACTAGGTGGTGTCCCAGGTGTTACTCCAGCTAACGTAGTAGTTGTTGGTGGTGGTGTCGTTGGTACAGCAGCTGTTAGAATTGCAGTTGGTATGGGTGCTAGAGTTACAGTATTAGATAATAACCTACCACGTTTGGCAGAGTTAGTAGACATTTTCGGTAACAGAATTGAAACACTATACTCAAACAGCTTGAACTTAGCTAACGCTACAAAAGATGCTGATATGGTAGTTTCAACAGTATTGATCCCAGGTCACAAAGCTCCACAATTGATCACAGAAGAAATGGTTAAGAACATGAAAGAAGGTTCAGTAATCGTTGACGTTGCTATTGACCAAGGTGGTTCAACAGACTTGACAGCAAAACATGGTCCAACAACTCACCAAGATCCAGTATTCGTAGAGCACGGTGTAATCAACTATGCAGTTGCTAATATCCCAGGTGCAGTTCCAAGAACATCAACACAAGCATTATCAAATGCTACAAGTGGTTACTTGCTACAAATTGCTAACAAGGGTCTAGACGCAGCTACTGAAAGATTCCCAGAATTAGCACTAGGTGTAAACACAATCAACGGTAAAGTTACAAACAAAGCTGTTGCAAATGACCTAGGTTATGACTACGTAGAATACAAAGACGCAAAATAA
- a CDS encoding pneumococcal-type histidine triad protein produces MRNLFKKASSFALATIIALTASGCNFFNNDKMKEQVTNNTNKNIESTLENNKNSKLNNKSSDAEARKRAKEIAEKAKAKVEKNTVSNKRIAAEQLKAEETIKKVESLTTKEISKMSARELLSLLYSLPESRRHTEADGLVFDPAEISQDTGRGFVIPHGDHYHLIPYNLLSELELMASKAVLAEKFGQTQGTSNSPASKKAYPKDPLAGRGNSCTGPNCGTQKPNDKKDNKNNNSSEHKGNSQKVFSPEEIRKAKAAGKYTTDDGYIFSPYDIIEDLGNAYMIPHMGHLHYIPKKDLSKAELKAAEDFLAGKGHTETKPQTGSDQPKPTEPKKPNTEKPNPQKPNPQKPNVPEDNKNNQETKAQRLLKELYASPVSKRYQESDGLVFDPQFAKAVKVGDKLIGYRIPHGDHEHVVMLKSLSELEIEATKAVLAEKAAGTAKNYPQDPNFFSNGYDKLDPNWDKSDDKDDDSNSNEKEESKTLADLIPEPGKIEKLPKGMDGKAYDTDDGYVFSAESITSVTTDGLIAEHHGHTHYVPFNELEDSELIAAKKYVNENLDKISDQTKTELSEEEIQARLDMASLINAVPKKDLILKGNMLIIPHGDHSHSRDIREYKLVYEMSDFEDEDEYESHVITFKMNKVKQKYDFDPKVEVYNIGSVIYVFKDNKTLEKISLNDIELSSNIMPENIEFKDTRSAKRKEADEKKFKLAEHYGVTFNRVNSSFLFIDNMYRIKLADGSEIKVKYEDVFSEKAEDDEIDESKDVEDNKSTEDNEITEDNKKTEENKENDKEDNKKGLEGLESLFGIN; encoded by the coding sequence ATGAGGAACCTATTCAAAAAGGCAAGTAGCTTTGCACTAGCTACCATAATTGCGTTAACTGCGAGCGGGTGCAATTTTTTTAATAACGATAAAATGAAAGAACAAGTTACAAATAATACAAATAAGAATATAGAATCTACTTTGGAAAATAATAAAAATTCTAAATTAAATAATAAAAGTAGTGATGCTGAAGCTAGAAAAAGAGCCAAAGAAATTGCTGAAAAAGCTAAAGCAAAAGTTGAAAAAAACACAGTATCTAATAAGAGAATAGCTGCTGAACAATTAAAAGCAGAAGAAACCATTAAGAAGGTAGAGAGCTTAACAACAAAAGAAATATCTAAGATGAGTGCTAGAGAACTTTTGAGCCTACTCTATTCTTTACCTGAGTCAAGGAGACATACTGAAGCTGATGGATTAGTTTTTGATCCAGCTGAGATATCTCAAGATACAGGTAGAGGTTTTGTAATCCCACATGGGGACCATTATCACCTAATCCCATATAATCTCTTATCTGAGTTAGAATTAATGGCTTCAAAGGCAGTTCTAGCTGAAAAATTTGGTCAAACTCAAGGGACTTCAAACTCTCCTGCAAGTAAAAAAGCTTATCCGAAAGATCCTTTAGCAGGCAGAGGAAATTCCTGTACTGGACCTAATTGTGGAACACAAAAACCAAATGATAAAAAAGACAATAAAAATAATAATAGTTCTGAACATAAAGGTAATTCACAAAAAGTTTTTTCACCAGAAGAAATTAGAAAAGCTAAAGCAGCCGGAAAATATACAACAGATGATGGTTATATCTTTAGCCCATACGATATAATTGAAGATCTTGGAAATGCCTACATGATTCCTCACATGGGACACCTACACTATATTCCAAAGAAAGATCTTAGCAAAGCAGAGCTAAAAGCAGCAGAGGATTTTTTAGCAGGTAAAGGACACACTGAAACAAAACCACAAACAGGCAGTGATCAACCAAAACCTACAGAGCCTAAAAAACCAAACACAGAAAAACCAAACCCACAAAAACCAAACCCACAAAAACCAAATGTTCCTGAAGATAATAAAAATAATCAAGAGACAAAAGCACAAAGATTATTAAAAGAATTATATGCTTCACCAGTATCAAAAAGATATCAGGAATCTGATGGATTAGTGTTTGATCCACAGTTTGCTAAAGCAGTTAAAGTTGGTGATAAATTAATCGGTTATAGGATCCCACATGGTGACCATGAGCACGTTGTAATGTTGAAATCTCTTTCTGAGCTAGAGATAGAAGCAACTAAAGCAGTTTTGGCAGAAAAAGCTGCAGGAACAGCAAAAAATTATCCGCAAGATCCGAACTTCTTTTCTAATGGATACGATAAATTAGATCCGAATTGGGATAAAAGTGATGATAAAGATGATGATTCTAATTCAAATGAAAAAGAAGAGAGTAAAACCTTAGCTGATCTAATACCTGAACCTGGAAAAATAGAAAAACTTCCAAAAGGTATGGATGGCAAAGCGTATGATACAGATGATGGTTATGTGTTCTCAGCCGAATCAATTACTTCAGTTACTACTGATGGATTGATAGCAGAACACCATGGTCATACCCATTATGTACCTTTTAATGAATTAGAAGACAGCGAGCTTATAGCTGCTAAAAAATATGTAAATGAAAATCTAGACAAAATCAGTGATCAGACAAAAACAGAACTGAGCGAGGAAGAAATTCAAGCGAGGTTAGATATGGCATCACTTATAAATGCAGTACCTAAGAAGGACTTAATACTTAAAGGCAATATGTTGATTATTCCTCATGGTGATCACTCTCACAGTCGTGATATTAGAGAATATAAATTAGTTTATGAGATGAGTGATTTCGAAGATGAAGATGAGTATGAATCACATGTTATTACTTTCAAAATGAATAAGGTTAAACAAAAATACGATTTCGATCCCAAAGTTGAAGTATACAATATTGGTTCTGTGATATATGTTTTCAAAGATAACAAAACATTGGAGAAAATTAGTCTAAATGATATTGAGTTATCGAGCAATATTATGCCTGAAAACATAGAATTTAAAGACACTAGAAGTGCTAAGAGAAAAGAAGCTGATGAGAAGAAGTTCAAGTTAGCTGAACACTATGGAGTAACATTTAATAGAGTTAATAGTAGTTTCCTATTTATCGATAATATGTACAGAATCAAATTAGCTGACGGTTCTGAAATTAAAGTTAAATACGAAGATGTATTCTCTGAAAAAGCAGAAGATGATGAGATCGATGAGAGCAAAGATGTAGAAGATAACAAAAGCACTGAAGATAATGAAATAACAGAAGATAACAAAAAAACTGAAGAAAATAAAGAAAACGACAAAGAAGATAACAAAAAGGGGCTTGAGGGACTTGAATCACTTTTTGGAATTAATTAA
- a CDS encoding metal ABC transporter solute-binding protein, Zn/Mn family codes for MQKVVKKIASFSLALIMLFMFTACKTNGQDKDSNSNTKINSQESSTDSEASSTEAGKLKIYTSFYPMYEWTKKIVGDTAEVINIMPPGSSSHGWIPTAQMVKELSQADVLVYQGANMEEWFDSVKETLDAEGSDLIYIKASEGIELHKGFNCGCDPNDPNQVVVDIEEYGYSTFHNNHFHWYPGHVPAQSKISDRLLTDKSGEVISEHDAGQIIKVGDDYFLKVKDKSSDKIKDIGSLEDLGLNLFNPNAQEFDPHVWLSPREAIKMLGNIYSKLVEISPENVDLYTNNYENYVKDLQDLDAKFSALNDKGVDSFMITHQALGYLGKDYGLIQYGLTGMGTEQDPNPEKMAEFVKIIKSHGWKAIFYDDAGSDKVAQILAAEVGGLEVLPLTTLHSPTEAEMAEGIDYIKAMERNLNNLLANAK; via the coding sequence ATGCAAAAGGTTGTGAAAAAAATTGCGAGCTTTTCTTTAGCCTTAATTATGCTGTTTATGTTTACTGCATGTAAAACTAATGGACAGGACAAAGATAGCAATAGCAATACTAAAATTAATAGTCAAGAATCAAGTACAGACTCTGAAGCTTCTAGTACTGAAGCAGGAAAGTTAAAGATTTACACTTCATTTTATCCTATGTATGAGTGGACTAAAAAGATAGTTGGAGATACGGCAGAGGTTATAAACATTATGCCTCCCGGAAGTTCTTCTCATGGATGGATACCAACAGCTCAAATGGTTAAAGAATTAAGCCAGGCAGATGTCTTGGTTTACCAAGGAGCCAATATGGAAGAATGGTTTGATTCTGTTAAAGAAACTTTGGATGCTGAAGGTAGTGATTTAATTTATATCAAAGCAAGTGAAGGTATTGAACTGCACAAAGGCTTCAACTGTGGTTGTGATCCTAATGATCCTAATCAAGTTGTAGTAGATATAGAAGAGTATGGTTATTCAACTTTCCATAATAACCACTTTCACTGGTATCCAGGTCACGTCCCAGCTCAATCCAAGATTAGTGATAGATTACTAACAGATAAAAGTGGTGAAGTTATAAGCGAACATGATGCAGGCCAAATTATTAAAGTAGGCGATGATTATTTCCTAAAGGTAAAAGACAAAAGCTCAGACAAGATTAAGGATATTGGTTCACTGGAGGACCTAGGTCTGAATCTATTTAACCCTAATGCACAAGAATTTGATCCACATGTTTGGTTGAGTCCACGAGAAGCTATTAAAATGCTTGGTAATATCTATTCTAAACTAGTAGAAATATCTCCAGAAAATGTAGACCTTTATACCAATAATTACGAGAATTATGTCAAAGACCTGCAAGATTTAGACGCTAAGTTTAGTGCTTTAAATGACAAAGGTGTAGATAGTTTTATGATTACACATCAAGCTTTAGGATATCTAGGAAAAGATTATGGTTTAATTCAATATGGATTAACAGGTATGGGTACAGAACAAGATCCTAATCCGGAAAAAATGGCAGAATTTGTCAAAATCATAAAGAGTCATGGTTGGAAAGCTATTTTTTATGATGATGCTGGAAGTGACAAAGTAGCACAAATTTTGGCAGCAGAAGTAGGTGGTTTAGAAGTACTACCGCTGACAACATTGCACTCACCAACAGAAGCAGAAATGGCCGAGGGTATTGATTATATTAAGGCAATGGAGAGAAACTTAAATAATCTATTGGCAAATGCAAAGTAG
- a CDS encoding helix-turn-helix domain-containing protein, whose protein sequence is MNLKDYLGETNLYDKKEKLEINKSKSWLKSVSAFANGQGGKLIFGVKEDNTIIGLSDYQETSENITEIIKTKMDPNSEFDMEIKEIDGKVILILNVFAGKNTPYFVVDGGTRTAYKRIGNQSVPANRIDLFNLSLKGEHISYDSLQSNKRLEDVRFKELSIEYKNRTEKEFEDKDFKSFGLINDEGNLTIAGELLADDYQVYQSRVFCTRWNGLTKANSRIDALDDAEFEGNIIYLLKASLDFVKRNSKKMWKKGQVYRIEYPEYPERAVQEALVNALIHRDYSVIGSEVHIDIYDDRLEIYSPGGMYDGTFVQDLNPLNVSSTRRNPIIADVFARMDLMERRGSGLRKIIEAYEAEENYKEELKPEFKSTESSFTTILKNLNYITQNVTQNVTQNVTQNVTQNDGEKLKPSDRRGIILEIIKNNPKITANDLSKQFNVTDRTIKRDLKVLIDENIIKYIGSAKDGYWKVNK, encoded by the coding sequence TTGAACCTAAAAGACTATCTTGGAGAGACAAATCTATATGATAAAAAAGAAAAATTAGAAATAAATAAGTCAAAGTCTTGGTTAAAATCTGTATCAGCCTTTGCTAATGGTCAAGGAGGGAAATTAATATTTGGAGTTAAAGAAGATAATACAATTATTGGACTTAGTGATTATCAAGAGACTTCCGAAAATATTACTGAAATCATAAAAACTAAAATGGATCCAAATTCGGAATTTGATATGGAAATAAAAGAAATTGACGGAAAAGTTATATTGATTTTAAATGTATTTGCGGGGAAAAATACTCCATACTTTGTAGTAGATGGCGGAACTAGAACAGCCTATAAAAGGATAGGGAATCAGAGTGTCCCTGCAAATAGAATAGACCTATTTAATCTATCACTAAAAGGAGAACATATTAGTTACGATTCACTTCAGTCAAATAAAAGATTAGAGGATGTAAGATTTAAAGAGCTTAGCATAGAGTATAAAAATAGGACTGAAAAAGAATTTGAAGATAAAGATTTTAAATCTTTTGGGCTTATAAATGATGAGGGAAACTTAACCATAGCAGGAGAACTTTTGGCAGATGATTATCAAGTTTATCAGTCAAGAGTATTTTGTACTAGATGGAATGGACTTACAAAGGCGAATAGCAGAATAGATGCCTTAGATGATGCTGAATTTGAAGGTAATATAATTTACCTTTTAAAAGCAAGTTTGGACTTTGTAAAAAGAAATTCAAAAAAGATGTGGAAGAAGGGTCAAGTCTATAGAATAGAATATCCAGAATATCCTGAAAGGGCAGTCCAAGAAGCTTTAGTCAATGCATTAATCCATAGAGATTACTCAGTAATTGGCAGTGAAGTCCATATAGATATATATGACGATAGGTTAGAAATATATTCTCCCGGAGGTATGTATGATGGAACTTTTGTCCAAGACCTTAATCCACTAAATGTATCTTCCACAAGAAGAAATCCAATTATAGCGGATGTATTTGCTAGGATGGATTTAATGGAAAGACGTGGTTCAGGACTTAGAAAAATAATAGAAGCTTATGAAGCAGAAGAAAATTATAAAGAAGAATTAAAACCAGAGTTTAAATCTACAGAATCTTCATTTACTACAATTTTAAAGAATTTAAATTATATCACCCAAAATGTCACCCAAAATGTCACCCAAAATGTCACCCAAAATGTCACCCAAAATGACGGTGAAAAATTAAAACCAAGTGATAGGCGTGGTATAATTCTTGAAATAATAAAGAATAATCCTAAAATAACTGCCAATGATTTATCTAAACAATTTAATGTAACTGATAGAACTATTAAAAGAGATTTAAAAGTTCTAATAGATGAAAATATAATCAAGTATATAGGCAGTGCTAAAGATGGATATTGGAAAGTAAACAAATAA